The following coding sequences are from one Triticum aestivum cultivar Chinese Spring chromosome 5A, IWGSC CS RefSeq v2.1, whole genome shotgun sequence window:
- the LOC123103503 gene encoding uncharacterized protein, giving the protein MLCLIQIMLVNSVSSPHLHFTKFLTQDTEWSMIDRHKTLQQQQQRQSAVEVLEGRGNQQKQSAFEGRSNHQRQSAEAISRSNRLWHQQVCVVLSPPGKIRLALPAEFFKRGAATGVGSGGWGCRGGEEPASRARDASRATRRRRPSRWSPWRSSLGWAAGQLTSVRTVHVRSGGAARLRADGPRS; this is encoded by the exons ATGCTTTGTTTGATTCAGATTATGCTAGTGAATTCAGTTAGTTCACCTCACCTTCACTTCACCAAATTTCTGACACAGGACACTGAATGGAGTATGATTGACAGACACAAAACACT CCAACAGCAGCAGCAGAGGCAATCAGCAGTCGAGGTGCTCGAGGGCAGAGGCAATCAGCAGAAGCAATCAGCATTCGAGGGCAGAAGCAATCACCAGAGGCAATCAGCAGAAGCAATCAGCAGAAGCAATCGGCTGTGGCATCAGCAGGTTTGCGTGGTCCTCTCTCCGCCGGGGAAGATCCGCCTTGCCCTGCCTGCTGAATTCTTCAAGAGGGGAGCGGCGACCGGGGTCGGTAGCGGCGGCTGGGGTTGCCGCGGGGGTGAGGAACCGGCGAGCAGGGCCAGGGACGCGAGCAGGGCCACGAGGAGGAGGCGCCCGTCGAGGTGGTCGCCTTGGAGGAGCAGCCTCGGCTGGGCGGCGGGGCAGCTCACCTCCGTGCGGACGGTCCACGTTCGCAGCGGCGGGGCAGCTCGCCTCCGTGCGGACGGCCCACGTTCGTAG